The following proteins are encoded in a genomic region of Sulfurovum indicum:
- a CDS encoding HP0268 family nuclease, giving the protein MKLKLARTTLKAKPKTIELKKLEEELANRSIFYFDKDNSHKELKELIEYFEEKGYSVYMREVKYGLDDNEYIYEVHIIA; this is encoded by the coding sequence ATGAAATTGAAACTGGCTAGAACCACCCTGAAAGCAAAACCAAAAACCATAGAGTTGAAAAAACTCGAAGAGGAACTAGCAAACAGATCTATATTTTACTTTGACAAGGACAATTCACACAAAGAGTTGAAAGAGCTTATCGAATATTTCGAAGAGAAGGGATATTCTGTATATATGAGAGAAGTGAAATATGGCCTGGACGATAATGAATATATCTATGAGGTACATATTATCGCCTAA